One part of the Armatimonadota bacterium genome encodes these proteins:
- a CDS encoding DUF433 domain-containing protein — translation MERLNRITRDPRVMGGKPCIRGMRITVGAILGLLASGLSWQEVLEAYPYLEEEDVREALAYAAWRTEEAGVTIAGT, via the coding sequence ATGGAACGTCTGAATAGAATAACTCGAGATCCTCGCGTAATGGGCGGAAAGCCTTGCATCAGAGGCATGAGGATTACGGTGGGAGCCATATTGGGTTTGCTTGCTTCGGGTCTTTCGTGGCAAGAGGTGTTGGAGGCTTATCCCTATCTTGAGGAAGAGGATGTAAGAGAGGCGCTGGCATATGCGGCGTGGCGAACCGAAGAGGCAGGAGTGACTATCGCCGGGACATGA
- a CDS encoding DUF1801 domain-containing protein, with product MSAKKSKGFTEEEKAAMKERAEELKAEARKGKKGDAEADVLAKIAAMPEPDRTIGERLHAIIRKVAPALAPRLWYGMPAYSKDGKVLCFFQAASKFKTRYASLGFCDVAMLDEGAMWPTSFGLNAVTAAEEKKISALVKKAVGG from the coding sequence ATGAGCGCGAAAAAGTCGAAGGGATTCACCGAAGAAGAAAAAGCAGCGATGAAGGAGCGCGCAGAGGAACTGAAGGCCGAGGCGCGCAAAGGGAAGAAGGGCGACGCAGAGGCGGACGTGCTGGCCAAAATAGCGGCGATGCCGGAGCCGGATAGGACGATTGGTGAGCGGCTTCACGCAATTATAAGAAAGGTCGCGCCTGCTCTCGCGCCAAGGCTTTGGTATGGAATGCCGGCCTACTCCAAGGATGGCAAGGTGCTGTGCTTCTTTCAGGCCGCGTCGAAGTTCAAGACTCGGTATGCGTCGCTTGGATTTTGCGATGTGGCGATGCTGGACGAGGGAGCGATGTGGCCGACCTCCTTTGGGTTGAATGCGGTTACGGCGGCGGAGGAAAAGAAGATATCGGCATTGGTGAAGAAGGCGGTTGGGGGCTGA